From the Rhinoderma darwinii isolate aRhiDar2 chromosome 12, aRhiDar2.hap1, whole genome shotgun sequence genome, one window contains:
- the LOC142665298 gene encoding transmembrane protein 151B codes for MSTEVESEAAAETPADTPGANDITTPEVDEREEQRPEKQSLSASMCRESHWKCLLLSILMLVCLCTVTWCQVTSVTKLSFDSSLKGRSMIYHGSPCSDGYVYIPLAFLAMLYVVYLVECWHCHAKSELQHKADANSVYDQIQRMRQATPCIWWKAISYHFVRRTRQVTRYRHGDAYTTTQVYHERVNTHVAEAEFEYSHCGIKDISKELLDLDRHPATKLKFTKCFSFANLESENSYLTQRARFFTEIEGLDDYMEAREGMQLKNVDFKELVIAYVNLEQLPWYVSHYAFWAAALLMLSWPLRVFIEYRTAHVHYHIEKLLGMDYTPQAVAEEPIYRFRMPRVSTLDSTELEWHICTNRQLIPSYSEAVLMDLTDASVCNGYSACGYSGALRGCEGCNRASSSSSIFSRHAMHSCSGGRSHLSLSTSRFSLCQLHGSHRTGLWRSRSSSLAERVCQEDRCCSYSSQLALNENPPTYHDARFFPVLIVHRQEGCRSRNFCIHRSSCMETSL; via the exons ATGTCTACTGAAGTAGAAAGTGAAGCAGCTGCTGAAACCCCAGCAGATACCCCGGGTGCAAATGATATAACTACACCAGAGGTGGATGAGAGAGAGGAG CAGCGTCCCGAGAAGCAGTCATTGAGTGCCTCTATGTGTCGGGAGTCTCACTGGAAATGTCTCCTTCTCTCCATCCTTATGCTTGTTTGCCTTTGTACTGTCACCTGGTGCCAGGTTACTAGTGTTACCAAGCTCAGTTTCGACAGCTCCTTGAAGGGAAGGTCCATGATCTACCATGGTAGTCCTTGCTCAGATGGCTATGTCTACATTCCCTTGGCCTTCCTAGCAATGCTGTATGTGGTCTACTTGGTGGAATGTTGGCACTGTCACGCCAAAAGTGAACTTCAACATAAAGCTGATGCTAATAGTGTTTATGATCAAATACAGCGTATGCGCCAAGCTACACCTTGCATTTGGTGGAAGGCCATTAGTTACCACTTTGTTAGACGCACTAGACAAGTCACTCGCTACCGTCATGGTGATGCCTATACAACTACTCAGGTCTACCATGAGCGAGTTAACACCCATGTTGCTGAAGCAGAGTTTGAATACTCACATTGTGGGATAAAAGACATTTCCAAAGAGTTGTTAGATCTGGATCGTCATCCGGCCACCAAATTAAAGTTCACCAAGTGCTTCAGTTTTGCCAACCTGGAGTCAGAAAACTCATATCTTACCCAACGTGCCAGGTTCTTCACAGAGATTGAAGGCCTAGATGACTATATGGAAGCAAGGGAAGGAATGCAATTGAAAAATGTGGATTTCAAAGAGTTGGTAATTGCCTATGTGAACCTAGAACAACTACCGTGGTATGTTTCACACTATGCTTTCTGGGCAGCTGCCTTGCTCATGTTGTCATGGCCACTAAGGGTTTTTATTGAATATAGGACTGCCCATGTTCATTATCATATTGAGAAACTTCTAGGGATGGATTACACACCTCAAGCCGTGGCAGAGGAGCCCATATACCGATTCAGAATGCCACgtgtcagcaccctggatagtacaGAACTTGAATGGCATATTTGTACCAACCGCCAATTGATTCCCAGCTATTCTGAGGCAGTGCTGATGGACCTAACAGATGCGTCAGTATGCAATGGCTACTCTGCTTGTGGCTACAGTGGTGCCTTGCGTGGGTGTGAAGGCTGCAACAGGGCATCCAGCAGTTCATCAATCTTCTCTCGCCATGCTATGCACAGCTGCAGTGGAGGGCGATCTCATCTCTCTCTCAGCACCAGCCGCTTCTCCCTATGCCAATTACATGGATCTCATAGGACAGGCCTTTGGAGGAGCCGTAGCAGTAGCTTAGCAGAGCGTGTTTGTCAGGAGGACCGATGTTGCTCCTATTCTAGCCAACTGGCACTCAATGAAAATCCACCCACTTACCACGATGCCCGTTTTTTCCCTGTGCTCATAGTACATCGTCAGGAAGGATGTAGAAGCAGAAACTTCTGTATACACCGCTCTTCCTGCATGGAAACCTCCTTGTGA